From the Kogia breviceps isolate mKogBre1 chromosome 3, mKogBre1 haplotype 1, whole genome shotgun sequence genome, one window contains:
- the AEN gene encoding apoptosis-enhancing nuclease, producing MVAREAPESAQCQCPSLASLNAKDVLRRKHKRKSRQHQRFMARKALLQEHGLRSTPPEPGSSPGTEDASSVRQHPRAESGGAPCSRKPTPRASAGPLPSKCVAIDCEMVGTGPQGRVSELARCSVVSYHGEVLYDKYIQPEMPVADYRTRWSGITRKHMRKAIPFQVAQKEILKLLKGKVLVGHALHNDFQALKYIHPRGQTRDTTYVPSLLSQPSLHARTRVSLKDLALQLLHKKIQVGQHGHSSVEDAMTAMELYRLVEVQWEQQEARSLQPHPEDREPDSSTDMEQYMEDQYWPEDLAQGTSRGTGEAPGRAETGTLAVAIVGAARLQWNSRNLSSWGAGSSPARHQKSPGTILGGGKADKLCVETGICIWTQVRHSSCHPALGSLKQKSEKQDNGLNSGTPVQNCPQGSTFIESKATGL from the exons ATGGTGGCCCGGGAAGCTCCTGAGTCTGCCCAGTGCCAGTGCCCTTCCCTGGCCAGCCTGAATGCCAAGGATGTGCTtcggaggaaacacaagaggaagaGCCGACAGCACCAGCGGTTCATGGCCCGGAAGGCCTTGCTGCAGGAGCATGGGTTGCGAAGCACACCCCCGGAGCCAGGATCCTCCCCAGGCACCGAAGACGCCAGCAGTGTGAGGCAGCATCCAAGGGCTGAATCTGGAGGTGCCCCATGCAGCAGAAAGCCCACCCCCAGAGCATCTGCTGGGCCCTTGCCCAGCAAGTGCGTGGCTATCGACTGTGAGATGGTGGGCACGGGACCCCAAGGGCGGGTGAGTGAGTTGGCCCGCTGCTCCGTGGTGAGCTACCACGGCGAGGTCCTCTACGACAAGTACATCCAGCCAGAGATGCCCGTCGCGGACTACCGCACCCGCTGGAGCGGCATCACCAGGAAGCACATGCGCAAGGCCATCCCCTTCCAGGTGGCCCAGAAGGag ATCCTCAAGCTCCTGAAGGGCAAGGTGTTGGTGGGGCACGCCCTGCACAATGACTTCCAGGCCCTCAAGTACATCCACCCTCGGGGCCAGACCCGGGACACCACTTATGTCCCCAGTCTCCTCAGCCAGCCCAGCCTCCATGCCCGGACCCGCGTCTCTCTCAAGGACCTGGCCCTGCAGCTGCTGCACAAGAAAATCCAG GTGGGCCAGCACGGGCACTCATCGGTGGAAGACGCCATGACGGCCATGGAGCTCTACCGGCTGGTGGAGGTGCAGTGGGAACAGCAGGAGGCCAGAAGCCTCCAACCGCACCCTGAGGACAGAGAGCCTGACAGCAGCACAGACATGGAGCAGTATATGGAGGACCAGTACTGGCCGGAGGACTTGGCCCAGGGCACCAGCAGAGGAACAGGGGAGGCACCAGGCAGAGCAGA GACTGGAACTCTGGCTGTAGCCATCGTAGGAGCTGCCAGGCTACAATGGAACAGCAGAAACCTCAGCTCGTGGGGAGCTGGGTCTTCACCTGCTCGCCACCAGAAGTCACCAGGCACTATTctgggaggagggaaggcagaTAAGCTCTGCGTGGAGACTGGCATATGTATTTGGACCCAAGTCAGGCATTCCTCCTGCCACCCAGCGCTAGGTTCTCTTAAGCAAAAGTCTGAGAAACAAGACAACGGTTTGAATTCTGGGACCCCTGTGCAGAATTGCCCACAGGGATCTACATTTATTGAGAGCAAGGCCACAGGTCTGTAG